Proteins co-encoded in one Montipora capricornis isolate CH-2021 chromosome 12, ASM3666992v2, whole genome shotgun sequence genomic window:
- the LOC138027903 gene encoding uncharacterized protein, producing the protein MFLRVICYLLLFVFFPVIREGTRANGLNTWYHPDVRQDVFVKEDSHYLNVSRVGTHTVADDFDCTFECLNHPSCLSFNLAASRGADGKLWCELLSSDRHRDPDEFRANATSHHFSAKTQCAFSPCQNGGTCVPNVKNKIFRCDCKIGFTGYYCEIAVSCKALFEADKQNKLNTSVLATLQLDSGLTSVLCHFGDFGCGAGAWTPVMKIDGNKQTFLYDSTFWSNKKSYDLPGGQTGFDTQETKLPTYWNTSFNKICLGMKISAAQYPNFVVINKRADSLYSLIADGQYRNVKLGLAEWKKLIGPLASLQTGACLIEGFNVMCSSTRNSKARIGVVRNNEDKCDSCDSRLGFGTGGHPDTTNSCGNEAVASKNGDKHIKAMGYILVQ; encoded by the exons ATGTTCTTGCGTGTCATATGCTATTTGCTCCTCttcgttttttttcctgtgataCGAGAAGGAACTCGTGCGAATG GATTAAACACATGGTATCACCCCGATGTGCGACAAGATGTGTTCGTAAAAGAAGACTCGCATTATCTGAATGTGTCAAGAGTTGGTACACACACGGTTGCCGATGACTTTGACTGCACTTTTGAATGTCTGAATCATCCCTCTTGCCTGTCCTTCAACCTGGCTGCATCAAGAGGAGCTGATGGCAAGCTCTGGTGCGAGTTGCTGTCTTCTGATCGACACAGAGACCCCGACGAATTTAGGGCCAACGCAACTTCGCACCACTTCTCCGCTAAG ACCCAGTGTGCTTTTTCACCTTGCCAAAACGGAGGTACATGTGTACCAAAcgtcaaaaataaaattttccgcTGCGACTGTAAGATCGGTTTCACGGGATATTACTGCGAAATAG cTGTGTCATGCAAAGCCCTGTTCGAAGCTGACAAGCAGAACAA ACTTAACACAAGCGTGCTTGCCACACTTCAATTGGACTCTGGGCTAACTTCCGTCTTGTGTCACTTTGGAGATTTCGGATGCGGAGCTGGAGCATGGACACCGGTAATGAAGATTGATGGAAACAAG CAAACTTTCCTTTACGATTCGACATTTTGGAGCAACAAGAAATCTTACGACCTTCCTGGAGGACAGACTGGGTTTgacacacaagaaacaaagttaCCAACTTACTGGAACACATCCTTCAACAAGATCTGTCTCGGTATGAAGATCTCTGCCGCACAATACCCAAATTTCGTCGTCATTAACAAACGGGCTGATTCTCTCTATTCGCTGATTGCCGATGGGCAATATCGCAACGTAAAACTTGGCCTGGCTGAATGGAAGAAGCTAATTGGCCCACTGGCTTCCTTACAAACAGGTGCTTGTCTAATAGAGGGTTTTAATGTTATGTGTAGCTCTACCAGAAACTCCAAGGCAAGAATTGGCGTTGTTCGTAACAACGAGGACAAGTGCGATTCTTGTGACTCAAGACTCGGCTTTGGCACTGGAGGTCATCCCGACACCACCAATTCGTGTGGAAACGAGGCTGTGGCTAGTAAAAACGGTGACAAGCATATCAAAGCTATGGGATATATTTTGGTGCAGTAA
- the LOC138027410 gene encoding protein jagged-1b-like has protein sequence MLTSVTCYFLHFVLLSVIREGIRTDGLNTWYHPHVPQDVFVRDDSHYLNVPRVGTHTVADVFDCTFECLSHPSCLSFNMAASRGADGKLWCELLSSDRYRDPEEFRVNSTSHHFSVQTQCASSSCQNGGTCVPDLKNKAFRCNCKIGFTGDNCEIAASCKALFEADKQDK, from the exons ATGTTAACGAGTGTCACATGTTATTTTCTCCACTTCGTTTTGCTTTCTGTGATACGAGAAGGAATTCGTACAGATG GATTAAACACATGGTATCACCCACATGTGCCACAAGATGTGTTTGTAAGAGACGACTCGCATTATCTGAATGTGCCAAGAGTTGGTACACACACGGTTGCCGATGTCTTTGACTGCACTTTTGAATGTCTGAGTCATCCCTCTTGCCTGTCTTTCAACATGGCTGCATCAAGAGGAGCTGATGGCAAGCTCTGGTGCGAGTTGCTGTCTTCTGATCGATACAGAGACCCCGAAGAATTTAGGGTCAACTCAACTTCACATCACTTCTCTGTTCAG acacAATGTGCCTCCTCATCTTGCCAAAACGGAGGTACATGTGTACCAgacttgaaaaataaagctttccGCTGCAACTGTAAGATCGGCTTCACGGGAGATAACTGCGAAATAG cTGCCTCATGCAAAGCCCTGTTCGAAGCTGATAAGCAGGACAAGTAA